Proteins co-encoded in one Pan paniscus chromosome 23, NHGRI_mPanPan1-v2.0_pri, whole genome shotgun sequence genomic window:
- the LOC100992828 gene encoding D-dopachrome decarboxylase-like produces the protein MRSQVVLAPRPSSPVREPWVSPAFFRQSCFRPLPAMPFLELHTNFPANRVPAGLEKRLCAVAASILGKPADLVNVTVRPGLARALSGSTEPCAQLSISSIGVVGTAEDNRSHSAHFFEFLTKELALGQDRCAGVVGPEYYSKTQSEYSIPANSLKPNT, from the exons ATGAGAAGCCAGGTTGTTTTAGCGCCTCGCCCCTCCTCTCCTGTCCGCGAGCCTTGGGTATCTCCAGCTTTTTTCCGCCAGAGCTGTTTCCGGCCTCTGCCCGCCATGCCGTTCCTAGAGCTGCACACGAATTTCCCCGCCAACCGAGTGCCCGCGGGGCTGGAGAAACGGCTGTGCGCCGTCGCTGCCTCCATCTTGGGCAAACCTGCAGAC CTTGTGAACGTGACGGTACGGCCGGGCCTGGCCAGGGCGCTGAGCGGGTCCACCGAGCCCTGCGCGCAGCTGTCCATCTCCTCCATCGGCGTAGTGGGCACCGCCGAGGACAACCGCAGCCACAGTGCCCACTTCTTTGAGTTTCTCACCAAGGAGCTAGCCCTGGGCCAGGACCGGTGCGCAGGGGTAGTAGGCCCGGAATATTATTCTAAAACACAATCAGAGTACTCCATTCCTGCTAACAGTTTAAAGCCAAACACATAG
- the LOC100991696 gene encoding glutathione S-transferase theta-1 isoform X4 → MFPVFLGEPVSPQTLAATLAELDVTLQLLEDKFLQNKAFLTGPHISLADLVAITELMHPVGAGCQVFQGRPKLATWRQRVEAAVGEDLFQEAHEVILKAKDFPPADPTIKQKLMPWVLAMIR, encoded by the exons ATGttccctgttttcctgggtgAGCCAGTATCTCCCCAGACACTGGCAGCCACCCTGGCAGAGTTGGATGTGACCCTGCAGTTGCTCGAGGACAAGTTCCTCCAGAACAAGGCCTTCCTTACTGGTCCTCACATCTCCTTAGCTGACCTCGTAGCCATCACGGAGCTGATGCAT CCCGTGGGTGCTGGCTGCCAAGTCTTCCAAGGCCGACCCAAGCTGGCCACATGGCGGCAGCGCGTGGAGGCAGCAGTGGGGGAGGACCTCTTCCAGGAGGCCCATGAGGTCATTCTGAAGGCCAAGGACTTCCCACCTGCAGACCCCACCATAAAGCAGAAGCTGATGCCCTGGGTGCTGGCCATGATCCGGTGA